Proteins found in one Anopheles aquasalis chromosome 3, idAnoAquaMG_Q_19, whole genome shotgun sequence genomic segment:
- the LOC126578144 gene encoding solute carrier family 25 member 35-like has translation MDFVLGGASSMCAVLFTNPLDVLKTRQQLEGELMARKNLTERSYNGLRQSFLTVVRTDGWRGLQKGLPAALMYQFTMNSVRLGTYQTAENLGWTRSTTNPALTPLLTLFWGGISGLACATASCPVYVVKTQLQAVTSGTYTARYQHHHRGTVAAFVNIYRQSGIRGMFRGNTATLARLGIGSSAQMCSFSACKDWLHRYETFRQSRVLTALASSTVAGFFTSVLMSPCDVATTRMTNQAVSADGRGLLYRNIFDCFVKIYRSEGVHGFYKGFVPMYLRVAPHTMLNLTFWEFFKGLHERYLQQQQQQQHQQH, from the exons ATGGATTTCGTGCTCGGTGGTGCGTCGTCGATGTGTGCGGTGCTGTTCACGAATCCGCTCGATGTGCTGAAGACACGCCAGCAGCTCGAAGGAGAGCTGATGGCCCGGAAGAATCTCACCGAGCGATCCTACAACGGACTGCGGCAGTCCTTTCTCACCGTCGTCCGCACCGATGGATGGCGCGGGCTGCAGAAGGGCCTTCCGGCTGCCCTCATGTACCAGTTCACGATGAATAGTGTGCGGCTGGGGACGTATCAGACGGCGGAGAATCTCGGCTGGACGCGTAGTACCACCAATCCGGCCCTGACGCCACTATTGACGTTGTTTTGGGGCGGAATCTCCGGGTTGGCGTGCGCCACCGCATCCTGTCCGGTGTATGTGGTGAAGACACAGCTGCAGGCGGTCACTTCCGGGACGTATACGGCACggtatcagcatcatcatcgcgggaCTGTGGCGGCTTTCGTTAACATCTATCGGCAGAGTGGTATCCGGGGGATGTTCCGGGGGAATACGGCGACATTGGCTCGCCTTGGCATCGGTTCGTCCGCTCAGATGTGTTCGTTCAGTGCGTGCAAGGATTGGTTGCATCGCTATGAAACGTTCCGGCAATCACGCGTCCTGACGGCACTGGCCAGTAGTACCGTGGCCGGTTTCTTCACCAGTGTCCTGATGTCACCGTGCGATGTGGCCACGACACGCATGACGAACCAAG CTGTCTCTGCGGATGGCCGCGGTTTGCTCTATCGGAACATCTTCGATTGCTTCGTGAAAATCTACCGCTCCGAGGGTGTCCATGGGTTCTACAAGGGATTCGTGCCGATGTATCTTCGAGTTGCACCGCACACCATGCTCAATCTGACCTTCTGGGAGTTCTTCAAAGGATTGCACGAGCGctatctgcagcagcagcagcagcagcagcaccaacaacactgA
- the LOC126578126 gene encoding probable RNA-binding protein 19, whose protein sequence is MSRIIVKNIPNGFDEAKVQSHFSTCGIITDVQLKYTPEGKFRNFGFIGYENEEQAAKAIKHFNNTFIRTSKISVAPCVALGETKNLKIWSKHAQKPVPGPEENGGKSADENDNTETSGGGKVEKPKAPTAKAILERHQNDPKFQEFLEAHKRAGKLVWDNQFQQSEAEAPTKAPSVPASSGDESTGGKFEKSTGKKTKPAEPKKPAITLFVAKVRNLPATTKRQDMLRFFKTAKPYSVRIPPKNKGFAYVGFKTESELEKALLMDKSFLGGKQVRIVNFTDQNNRAASGEDKNGERRAKQAKWERQLANVPSESICESGKLFFRNLAYSVKEQDLREIFEKYGPVVEVDVPIDSITRKLKGFGTVTFLMPEHAVMAYSELNGTFLQGRMFHILPAKVEDDMKEGENGDSNFKRKKEQTQKKQAQSSHNWNTLFMGENAVAVAMAKKYGTSKDAILMSTEGSTSAAVRLALGETEVVLEMQSFLQDNGIQLNAFDAPNPKRSSTIILVKNLSPNCTTEALREMFEKFGILGRVVLPPSGVTAIVEFLEPSEARKAFKKLAYTNFQSQPLYLEWAPENTFKSASARDGAKEVKEESNGTTTVKESPGEETVQAAAGSNVPKKEEEPLEDDIEPEEGATLFIKNLSFKTVEATIQERFRKVGPIHSVQIVRTKNLVSGGPTESRGYGFIQFKHRASADHALKNLQLVQIDGRPIELARSDRVLKTAADESRKAKAGPKQTGSKILVRNIPFQANASEIRDLFKPFGDIKVLRLPRKMVANAEESHRGFGFVEFVREPDAKRAFETLGRSTHLYGRRLVLEWAAPDDGVEELRKRTAQQFGQSNTAAKRNRKGVQDAAEFINTAADQRQQHDDDEDVDDGGGSGEEQGAF, encoded by the exons atgTCGCGAATAATTGTGAAAAACATCCCAAATGGG TTCGATGAGGCGAAAGTACAGAGCCACTTCAGCACGTGCGGCATCATAACCGACGTGCAGCTAAAGTACACCCCGGAAGGCAAGTTCCGCAACTTTGGCTTTATCGGGTACGAGAACGAGGAACAGGCAGCGAAAGCGATCAAACACTTCAACAACACCTTCATACGCACGTCCAAGATCTCCGTCGCACCATGTGTCGCGTTGGGTGAGACGAAGAATCTAAAAATTTGGAGCAAACACGCCCAGAAACCGGTCCCGGGCCCGGAAGAGAACGGTGGCAAATCGGCTGACGAGAACGATAACACCGAGACCAGTGGCGGGGGGAAGGTCGAGAAACCAAAAGCCCCAACGGCGAAGGCGATTCTCGAGCGACACCAGAATGATCCGAAGTTCCAGGAGTTTCTGGAGGCGCACAAGCGTGCCGGTAAGCTGGTGTGGGATAATCAATTCCAACAGTCCGAAGCGGAAGCCCCCACTAAGGCGCCCAGTGTCCCGGCTTCATCGGGTGATGAATCGACGGGTGGAAAGTTCGAAAAATCCACGGGAAAGAAGACAAAGCCGGCGGAACCCAAGAAACCCGCGATAACGCTGTTCGTGGCCAAGGTGCGTAACTTACCGGCAACCACGAAACGGCAAGATATGCTGCGGTTCTTCAAAACCGCCAAACCTTACTCCGTTCGCATCCCTCCAAAGAACAAGGGCTTTGCGTACGTCGGCTTTAAGACGGAGAGTGAGCTCGAGAAGGCGCTGCTGATGGACAAAAGTTTCCTCGGTGGCAAACAGGTGCGGATCGTGAACTTTACCGATCAGAACAATCGCGCAGCGTCAGGGGAAGACAAGAACGGTGAGCGGCGTGCCAAGCAAGCGAAATGGGAACGGCAGCTTGCGAATGTGCCAAGCGAAAGTATCTGCGAATCGGGCAAACTGTTCTTCCGCAATCTAGCCTACTCGGTGAAGGAGCAGGATTTGCGTGAAATTTTCGAAAAGTATGGTCCCGTGGTGGAAGTGGACGTACCGATTGATTCCATCACACGCAAGCTGAAG GGCTTTGGAACGGTTACCTTCCTGATGCCGGAACACGCCGTCATGGCGTACAGCGAGCTGAACGGAACGTTTCTTCAGGGACGCATGTTTCACATTCTTCCAGCGAAGGTTGAGGATGATATGAAGGAGGGCGAGAACGGGGATTCAAATTTCAAGcgcaaaaaagaacaaacacagaaaaagCAGGCCCAATCGTCACACAACTGGAACACACTGTTCATGGGCGAGAACGCAGTTGCCGTTGCAATGGCCAAGAAGTACGGTACATCAAAGGACGCGATTTTAATGTCAACGGAGGGTAGCACCAGTGCCGCGGTTCGGTTAGCACTCGGCGAAACGGAAGTGGTGCTAGAGATGCAAAGTTTCCTACAGGACAATGGTATCCAGCTGAATGCCTTCGATGCACCCAATCCAAAGCGTTCCAGTACGATTATTTTGGTGAAAAATTTGTCCCCAAACTGCACGACGGAGGCGCTGAGGGAGATGTTTGAAAAGTTTGGCATCCTGGGACGCGTTGTGCTACCACCGAGTGGTGTTACCGCGATAGTGGAATTCCTGGAGCCAAGTGAGGCACGAAAAGCCTTCAAAAAGCTGGCGTACACCAACTTTCAATCGCAACCCCTGTACCTTGAATGGGCGCCTGAAAATACGTTCAAATCCGCTAGCGCACGGGATGGTGCGAAGGAGGTGAAGGAAGAGAGCAACGGGACCACGACGGTTAAGGAATCACCCGGCGAGGAGACAGTCCAGGCTGCCGCTGGTTCAAATGtacccaaaaaggaagaagaaccaTTGGAGGATGATATCGAACCGGAGGAAGGTGCGACACTGTTTATCAAGAATCTTAGCTTCAAGACGGTCGAGGCAACGATTCAGGAGCGATTCCGGAAGGTTGGACCGATCCATTCGGTACAGATTGTGCGCACCAAGAATTTGGTTAGCGGTGGTCCTACCGAAAGCCGTGGCTATGgtttcattcaattcaaaCATCGCGCATCGGCCGATCATGCCCTTAAGAACCTCCAGCTCGTGCAGATCGATGGGCGTCCGATCGAACTTGCGCGCAGTGATCGTGTGCTCAAAACGGCAGCTGATGAAAGCCGAAAGGCCAAGGCAGGACCGAAGCAGACGGGCAGCAAGATTCTCGTCCGTAACATACCGTTCCAGGCGAACGCGTCGGAAATACGGGATCTGTTCAA ACCGTTTGGCGATATTAAGGTACTTCGATTGCCGCGCAAGATGGTGGCGAACGCGGAAGAAAGTCACCGTGGTTTCGGATTCGTCGAGTTTGTCCGGGAACCGGATGCTAAACGTGCGTTTGAAACGCTCGGGCGCAGCACGCATCTTTACGGTCGCCGTTTGGTACTGGAATGGGCTGCACCGGATGATGGTGTAGAGGAGCTACGGAAACGAACTGCCCAACAGTTTGGTCAGTCAAATACGGCTGCCAAACGGAATCGCAAGGGTGTGCAAGATGCGGCGGAGTTCATCAACACAGCAGCCGatcagcgacagcagcatgacgacgacgaggacgtcgatgatggcggtggttccGGAGAGGAACAAGGAGCCTTCTAA
- the LOC126578158 gene encoding 28S ribosomal protein S14, mitochondrial — translation MSFSALLTRFVVAGQSLTGVGGFQQVRHKWADWRMIKDHKRRQCVVQHSDARLRVNALRKNTVLPVELREVASREIEAFPRDSSLVRVRERCAVTSRPRGIVHRWRVSRIVWRHQADYNKLSGVQRAMW, via the exons ATGTCCTTCTCGGCGCTGCTAACCCGTTTCGTCGTGGCCGGCCAATCTCTAACCGGTGTCGGAGGG TTCCAACAGGTGCGCCACAAATGGGCCGATTGGCGGATGATCAAGGATCACAAGCGGCGACAGTGTGTGGTGCAGCATTCGGACGCCAGGCTGAGGGTAAACGCACTTCGCAAGAACACGGTACTGCCGGTGGAGCTGCGTGAAGTAGCGAGCCGCGAGATCGAAGCTTTCCCACGTGACTCATCGCTGGTGCGGGTTCGCGAGCGGTGCGCCGTGACCTCACGTCCGCGTGGTATCGTGCATCGGTGGCGGGTCAGTCGTATCGTTTGGCGACACCAGGCTGACTACAACAAACTATCTGGAGTGCAGCGTGCCATGTGGTGA
- the LOC126574349 gene encoding ribosomal L1 domain-containing protein CG13096: MKAKVTKPQKPAGKSALLGLKKGKADIVKAKEPKKGNLVLKAPEEVKAVIKKVAKKGSAATASDTAATVPLTFAEKKALSVKRKAKPAVKKPQPDTAKSVEESVLKPAGKKTKKNKKGKKGNKSQANQEALPPLKGQEQQGKQSTGKAKRKKKGSSAAAKKKAAQKRIIPLVPQRNIGEGEVPTEASPETLALVPKELVSRKTFRLVLEELHKRIAKDEKAKLFGDDLRFALQIAAVKIPDCPTRNCRVALPHPILRKEDDVCLIVKDLERGRKYDYENTLCHWQDKLREAGVTSVTQIIPFQQLKQDYKQYEMRRKLVHRFERFLVDARIAGHVFSALGAHFTRRKKNPASVVLEGDEKLAENIEKALQKVTYGRTNTGLTTEIKFAATWMPVEKAVENGMALLAALKTELPGGWLNVASIHMTTASTSKQSLPLYVSTINPNLVPVPKIEGPRAKFIAKQNAKLAEATDGQMMIVDGVVRTVQGVAARLEKLKKKEKQEVSVDDADSLANDSELDDDDFEVRKLRRKVNNNEDDDDDEMN; the protein is encoded by the exons ATGAAGGCAAAGGTGacgaaaccacaaaaaccggCCGGTAAATCGGCCCTGCTGGGCCTGAAGAAGGGAAAGGCCGACATCGTCAAGGCTAAGGAGCCGAAAAAGGGCAATCTGGTGCTGAAGGCCCCGGAGGAGGTGAAGGCGGTGATCAAgaaagtggccaaaaagggttccgcagcaacagcatcagatactgccgccaccgtgcCTCTTACATTCGCCGAAAAGAAGGCTCTGTCCGTGAAGCGCAAGGCGAAACCCGCGGTGAAGAAGCCCCAGCCGGACACCGCCAAGTCTGTTGAAGAAAGTGTCCTCAAACCGGCCGgcaagaagacgaagaagaacaagaagggTAAGAAGGGTAACAAATCGCAGGCCAACCAGGAGGCGCTACCTCCGCTGAAGGGCCAAGAGCAGCAGGGCAAGCAATCGACAGGAAAAGCAAAGCGCAAGAAGAAGGGCAGCTCTGCtgcggcgaagaagaaggctgctcAGAAGCGCATCATTCCGTTGGTACCGCAGCGCAACATTGGCGAAGGAGAGGTCCCCACGGAAGCGAGCCCGGAAACGCTAGCGCTCGTACCAAAGGAGCTTGTTTCACGGAAAACCTTCCGTCTGGTGTTGGAGGAGCTGCACAAGCGTATTGCGAAGGATGAGAAAGCGAAACTGTTCGGAGATGATCTACGCTTTGCGCTCCAGATTGCAGCGGTCAAGATTCCCGACTGTCCCACTCGTAACTGTCGTGT CGCACTGCCCCATCCGATTCTACGCAAAGAGGACGACGTTTGCCTGATTGTGAAGGATTTGGAGCGTGGCCGGAAGTACGACTATGAAAACACGCTCTGCCACTGGCAGGACAAGTTGCGCGAAGCGGGCGTAACGAGTGTCACACAGATTATCCCGTTCCAGCAGCTTAAGCAGGACTACAAACAATATGAGATGCGCCGTAAGCTGGTTCACCGGTTCGAGCGATTCCTCGTCGATGCTCGTATCGCCGGCCACGTGTTCAGTGCGCTGGGAGCGCACTTTACGCGTCGTAAGAAGAATCCTGCCTCCGTAGTGCTGGAAGGTGATGAAAAGCTGGCGGAGAACATCGAAAAAGCGCTACAGAAAGTTACGTACGGTCGCACCAATACCGGGTTAACGACGGAGATCAAGTTTGCGGCTACTTGGATGCCAGTAGAGAAGGCAGTGGAGAATGGTATGGCACTGCTCGCGGCGCTCAAGACCGAATTGCCGGGTGGTTGGTTGAATGTGGCATCGATTCATATGACCACAGCTTCGACCAGCAAACAGTCGTTGCCGCTGTACGTGAGCACGATCAATCCGAATCTGGTGCCGGTACCGAAGATCGAAGGACCGCGTGCAAAGTTCATCGCGAAGCAGAATGCTAAGCTGGCCGAGGCTACCGATGGCCAAATGATGATCgtcgatggtgtggtgcggaCGGTGCAGGGTGTGGCGGCTCGACTGGaaaagctgaagaagaaagagaaacaggaAGTGTCCGTGGATGACGCTGACTCGCTCGCTAATGATTCGGAgctggatgatgacgattttgAGGTGCGGAAGCTACGGCGTAAGGTTaacaacaacgaagacgatgatgatgatgaaatgaattga
- the LOC126576860 gene encoding uncharacterized protein LOC126576860 — MSLIYCAVLFLITVSLATGAIHSPTVVVDKDLVLSSVYAAIRGNSLDSQEDIKDVDEARNKRNVRYYTYEDPTGDDLFPGYGEIVHPPMPNGAGGSGGGGGKLCKPDLSPAVQSISISDHSWTGIGTSIIHALKYLIAGLAIVTLPVLLLQAFIVPLKILMGLKSVAIANTAVLGAFLWKYLNRHRRNEDDDDDEEEEVQPAGTGGGSGGSNDVGGINGNDHRFFPFRAEDFESMNEEEIKTALKLLLKRNKRW, encoded by the exons ATGAGCTTGATctactgtgctgtgctgtttctGATCACCGTCTCCCTAGCAACCGGTGCGATACACTCTCCGACCGTAGTAGTGGATAAAGATTTGGTGCTATCTTCCGTGTACGCCGCGATCCGTGGTAACAGTCTAGACTCGCAAGAAGATATTAAAGATGTGGACGAGGCCAGGAACAAGCGCAATGTTCGCTATTACACATACGAGGATCCGACTGGAGATGA TTTGTTTCCCGGATACGGGGAAATCGTACATCCGCCCATGCCAAACGGTGCCGgaggaagcggtggtggtggtggaaaactgtGCAAACCCGATCTCTCACCCGCAGTCCAGTCGATTAGCATCTCCGACCACAGCTGGACCGGTATCGGAACATCGATCATTCACGCGCTCAAGTATCTGATTGCGGGCCTAGCAATCGTGACGCTtccggtgctactgctgcaggcGTTCATCGTACCGTTGAAAATCCTGATGGGATTAAAATCGGTGGCCATCGCCAATACGGCCGTGCTCGGTGCTTTCCTGTGGAAATATCTTAATCGGCACCGGCGgaacgaggatgacgatgacgatgaagaggaggaggtacAGCCAGCAGGAACAGGTGGTGGTTCGGGTGGTTCCAATGATGTAGGTGGGATTAACGGTAATGACCACCGattctttccgtttcgtgcGGAGGATTTTGAAAGCATGAATGAGGAGGAGATTAAGACCGCGCTCAAATTGCTGCTGAAACGGAATAAACGATGGTGA